tttccatatctgtctcttaaatgattttattaaggttttttggtcatcttaagaccaaaactgtatatttgggccccctgtaccctggtattataaccgaatgagctgaaatttggcacagatgtgccttgataagtcccccatatagattcaatatcagttttggtgtacagtacaacaaaatgcttatttttgcgattttttgaccaatttttgaccaaaaaaggacacttttggcccctgtaccctggtattacaaccaaatgagctgaaatttgacagagatgtgccttgataatgcccccatataaatttaagaacacttttggtgtacagtacaacaaaatgcttatttttgcgattttttgaccaattttttaccaagaaaggacacttttggctcctgtaccttggtattgcaaccgaatgagctgaaatttgacacagatgtgccttgataatcccttcatataaattcaataacacttttggtgtacagtgcaacaaaatgcttatttttgcgatttttggccaatttttgaccaaaaaaggacacttttggctcctgtaccctggtattacaattaaatgacctgaaatttggtatagataggcattagatacttggtaacaagattcaagtaaaatttttgacataaacaactttaaaatgattaattttggcacttttctgaggggaaatttgttttcttttggcctcctgacgtgaccttccgtgaccccgcacagagccacacctgtgcgcgtcagccggagagttaattgaatcaaagacctagccaatcagcgaagaggaggccaaaggctaattaatattcataagcggggcctcatgatcccgtatatagcagtgttcccgccagggggagcaaagcccgcctaaggctctcgcattttagactattcagaaggctttatattgtatcagttcttaggggcatatctatgataatcgcagcagtcacttaacttctcttcaggagtttagcgtaacactgtttcaggtcaaaccgtcaaaggcaactaaaaacaaactttaatgttactgagttcaacagtacttataacttgttatccgaagttgaaacgctagcgatggtattttcgctgcgctgtcagctccgtgcgactgttgttgacggtcttataacggtatattttgcacccctgtaccctggtatgagtaacatttggtatagataggcataatatagttggtaaaatgatccaagtaaaatttttggcataaagtactgtaaaaggcttaattacagcactttttttaggggaaattggttttctttcgttctccatgccgtgacctttcggacgttcaccccacagagccgacatctgcacctgcgtctagccggcaggaagagttaattcaattaatggttcagccaatcagcgaagaggaaagcgaaggctaattaatattcataagcgggaccacacaatacgttaacttgaagactcaggccgtacagacttctcgccaggattttttcaaagcgtcggacaggggtccgggggccgccgaatgtccctggcggggtccaggggcagggccactgtgggggggacccaggtgggcgaagcccccccggaagctcttgcattttaggctattgagaaggcttcttttatcagtttttttagggccatatctacgataatcgtagcagtcacttacttctcttcagcagtttgactttaaaatatttcgggtcaaagcttcaaagacaactaaaacctcataaacaacaaactttacttagctcaacagtatacaaaaatattgtacgggttgccatccttagttgaagcgcttatttatagcgctagtatcttcgctgcgccgttagccgccgtgcgacttttgttgacggtctgatatccctacgtcgccgcctcgctgatattcccacggacatgtttaaaaaaaaaatacccagcaaaaaacgttGTTCTGcgttctattctataaaactcagtgttacagtctaaatattttgtagaagcaccgctgtaggaaagaaggtccaggcaatgtaaaacatcacgtagcatgaagttcgctgtcaactggcacacagcacatgactgtttgaaactctaagtctaatcaacagccgtgtttgattgatagccggtggtcctatgatgaagtcggcgaaaggtgcgttagttagaaaatctgcgtttagttttgatacgtaattataagttagacagtggcgagaatgattattttctcatcaatatttctcttcagaattatttgaacttaattgtacatctaaacaattggcttacctgtgcaatgtttatatgattaatgatcagtgtactgaaatcatgtgtaacgtatggctcctagtcaatagatcagcattttctctatagtgaccacctgtctatagtggccacatttcctagtgctgttgttgtttggcataaactttgaacatttaaattgtaagtaactttaaactgccagagtttcagcccaataaaacactctcagcgccagggtatgaacagactgaccagacagacgaaaataaatcctcgaacaaggttcaatcgtatcttccgggtctggcaggaagttgttaaactaaaataagaataggctcgatggttgattgcatacaaagtaaaacagtttaacagttttacagcttgaagaaaacaaacgctcctacagtacctgcacctgcttgataattattaaatcgtatgccctacttgaataaaaaaagttcattgcaataataaatgtacccacatcacaaggagcttatacttttttaaacttacacctagttatcgtactgaaaattgttaatgacattacatgaagtcattcaacaattttcagtcatgatgaaaattttctgaatggaaggtgtgattattgtcattttctgaaaaatagaagcaagctctgtttttacctggagtcaattcacaataccagtccactttgggggataatgtactgttaagaggatgttccatttttgcgcaggggtgatttggaacagtccaatgttgcgtgggaaggggtatggctgaaatatgctgtatttgctcttaagcaaatgtcggcctttctagttcttcaGCAATCTCTGTCGGCGCCTCTGTACATAGCTATAATACttctaggattttaaaatgccgtcttgtacatattttatgtttttcacgtttgtctttgtttcataTGGGCCAGTGAGTGCCGTTAATAAATAATACATAAATAAAGAAGACCGATTGTTAAAATTTCTCCTAGTGTATGTAGAGTTAACGACCAATCTGTTTAACCTATTAGGCATGATCGCCCAAAGTCTGTCTATATTTTCCTGTATTTTAAGACATAACAATATGATTTTACCCAAGTACTTCCAAACTTGCCATTGTTTATGAATACGATCATGGcaccaaaatatatatatatatatatatgtttatcaTATTTGAAAGCAAGAAAATGTTCATTTCGAGAACTCGCACCGAGATTCACGAAAAGGTATATTAAGAAGCAAACAGTGCTTAGTCACCGTGCAGTGCATGCAGTTGATATATGTGCTTTTTTACCTGCTTTTCGAAATGTGATTTCTCGAGCTGACGTTGTGATGGGTTCCGAATTAGTCACCCATTCACTATGACGCCACGTGCAGATAATACCCCCTTTTCCGGCTacgacggcgctctcgccgcgctctctctgcgacctaaattttgtcacatcgctcaacgaattgtatagaaaagaaactaattttttttacactttgtgtgttttgttgtcttctcagttgCAGTCActacgttttgtatgatgtacccagtgtgaaagtgaaggttacacatatcctatgtaggtcgcagtgagagcgcggGGTgatcgccatctagtggaaagggggcctaatcAACTTATGATTCTATTATCTTGTGAGAGAAATCTCGAGTTAAAAGAATAGCTCGATTCAAACACGAGTTTGAGTTTCGACTCCACGCCTACAAGTCGACTCCAAGCCATTGATGCTTGAGTAGCAAAAGCGCTTTAATAGTTTCAAAATGTCTCACCGAGCACACTCCGCACTCTCGTCTTTGCGGTGAATTTTGAcgtcaaatcatacttttgtgtcattaatCATTTTTCGGATTAAAATCATGGtaaaaacaaattgaacaataattacatatacaatacTTTTATTCAGAGACTTCGAATCAGAGGATTTCACATAGACTAGACATAAAAATAAATTGACTGAGATACCCATAGTATAAAAGGTTGAATTTTGCGCGgactccaaaaaaaaaacgtacggacaaatggcacgtacggcgggttgtgtccatAGCTTTATCCTACACTACACTTAGCCTTTTCTTCGTTGTTTACAACGCTTAGGTGTAAGACGGGGTGTATGAAGAGACATTTAGAAACAGGGCAGCTTTCTTACACAAGGTCTAACAAATAAATAACATGGAAAGAATCGAGCAATCACAAGTCACAACTTTAAACATTTTGTTAATCAAGGTAGCTACAAATTACAGCAGCCGATGCTTTCCTGTTCCTTTggaaatacagaaaaatatgaaaCGGCCTTTCTGATCTTACATGTTACTAATCTAAATGTTATATGTTACTGGATTTGGCAACCGGCGTGCATAAACCAGCTTGCACGGCTTTCAAGATCAGTGAAGGGAGTGGTCTGACTTGATCTTTCAGAGGGTTAGCTGACTTCACCTGGCAAACtttcattctgggaactgaattatTGCATTTTCGGCTTCTATTTGAATTCTTACCACGAAAGGTGGTTTACTTGAATTCTTCATGTTTTCTGGGGATGATAAACGTTTTTAGGGGGTGAACTTCCCACCCATGGCTATGATTTATTCCAAGCCATCAGCCAACACGACTGTCATGGTGCATATTTCGTAAAACATGATAGATACTGTGTGCAAATAAAGAAAGCATGGATGTTGCCTGTAAGTTGCTTCACATCAAGTCTTGAAGACTGGCGACAACATTATGTCGAGCAGAACAAGTCGTACCGAGTCATTTTTCCTTCTCGCCCACTGAAGCCGTGGGATTGTTGTACTTCCAGTAAACTTACAACAACGATGTACCCATCACTTTGTTTGCCTTCATTTTCTGATGCTGCTTTGTTGGTTCTTTGACTGTGTGTGCATTCATGTGTTGGTGCAGATCGTCTATCTATATGTCTCAATGCTGGGCAACAACTCATGTTACATTCTAAACGCCTGGCTAGAACTGTTTTTAGTGGGTAGCACGTTCAAATAgcacttcatacatgtatgttgcaatATCATACAATTTATTAGAGATAAGACAGTGAGAACAAAGGGGTCCACACACCCAGAGTAGGCTAACACTATGTACCCATAGAGACCTGTCAAACAAAATAAGGTCTTTAGTTGTACGTGATATACACGTGGTTAATGATTATATAATAGTTCTATATTCAGCGGCATTTATTTATATGCATAATCTATGCCCCGCATGCTTCCGACTTTCGTGCCATCACAATCTGACAAGGAGCGTCAAAGTCCTGTTGTTTTGGTGACGTGTGGCTGGGACCAGGTACGTTGCTGCTGTAGCAAACTGACAAATTTGTGTTCTGTTCTGTGGCGTCTGACAGCGTGTTGTTCGTTATCGGTTCGCATGGAGTGAACTGGACAGGGAGTCCATTGACTGGCCGTGGGACAGGTATAGCTGTCATGGCGGGCACCTTGCCGTCCGCCAGCTCCCAGCGGCAGCTTCTCACCAGCTCCACGCACAGCAACTTCAGCTGCAGCTTGGCGAACTCCTTCCCGGCACAAGCGCGAGGTCCGGCACCGAAGGGGATGTAGTGATGGCGCCCCCTTCTGCTTCCATCGCTGTCGGCAGCCCAGCGGTCCGGGTCGAACTGGTCAGGACTGGACACGTTACCGACCGACCCGTGCGTGTCCCGGATGCTGTACGTGACGGTCCAACCTGCCGGAACCTGGAAGCCCTGTCAGCGAATAAAGCAACATGAAAGAAATTTAAATTGTAATACAATTTCTTTTGATGAAAAGAGTGTTGTTATAAAGATACTTTTGCATTGGTTTTTAAATTCTTAGCcgacaacatttttttaaatctttgctTTCAAACGTAGTCTGTTATCCAGACCTTTTCTAACTACAGAGTCTCTTGTGGTGCGTGAGAGGACGAAGACACTCGTCAGTTATTTTAGGTGTGGATACCAGGCTGCTAGAAACAACTTTCTGGTTTCCCGTACAGTGGCAGAAGACACTGGCACTTGAACATGCACAAATAGAACGAGGAAATAATCAAGCAAAAATAATCAATGGTTGAAAAtgattgaatacatgtatggatTTCTTAcgcaaaaagtacaaaacactaACATCTAGTTCGAATGTCTTGAGAGCCTTCCTGAAGCCTCCCCCTATAGGTGGACTGATCCTGAGCACCTCCTTGACGACCTGCCCCACGTACGTCAGCCTGCCGACCTGCTCCAGACTCAGAGGCTGGTCCGGCTGCAGCAGCCCGTGCTTCTCCAGGTCCTCCTGCACCTTCTGAACCACCTGTGGCTGCAGCGCCAGGTGCATGATGAGGGAGGTGGCGGCGCTGGACGTGGTCTCGTGCCCGGCAAACAGCAGCTCCACGGCCGTGTCCTGGATCTCCTGGCTGTTGAGGTCGTGCCCGACATCACGCGCCGCTAAGATCAGACGGGAGAGGGCGTCAGTGCCGATGTCACCGTTGTCGATGTCTCGCTGCTTTCTTTTGATGTGGCCTTCCAACCACTCATCGATTATTTGTCGATACCTCAGGGCCTGGCACAAGAGAGACAGAAAGATCATAAAGAAACGTACAGAACCTACAATTTGAAGTGAGTTTGAATACGCTACAGCCTTGTGCCATAACATGGACAAAAGGGTGAGTTTTGCTGACTCATTAAGTACCTAAATTTGACATGACAAGTGCATTGAATACGACCATGCGTAGTTTTGTAGAAGTATGAGCTTGAGACATATTGGTGTACGTGGCGTGTCGTACCTTCGAAAGTCCTCCGAACGGGATCTTTACTGGTAGCGAGAAGAGATTGTCTATCATGTTTTGGAAGAGGACGGTGACCCGTTGGGCGTCCTCCTGGCCGGTGTGGACGCCGATCAGGCTGGCTGCAGCGATCTTTAACGCCATCTCTCTGGATGCCGGGTACACGACAACTGGCTGCGGCTGGCCGCACCACTGCGCTACTGTTTCTCTCAGGACCGTCTGAGTCGATCTCAAGTAGCTCTCCATAGCGTTTTGGTTGAAGGCTTTCATGACGACCCTTTTCCGAAAGCGATGCTCCTCACCGAAGCTCATACCGAGGTTCTGTGTACCGAGGACCGCCCGGATGCTGTATGGCCAGATCGTCGTGACCAGCGTGTTCTCGCCGTGGAGAATCTTGCGCACGTTGTCGGCGCCCCTGACGCGGACGGTCGGGCGGCCCAGAATGTGGGTCTTGTACACGTCTCCGTAAAGCTCATGGCGGCTCCGGCTGAAGTCTGCCCCCTACAAAAGAAGAATGATTTGTCTTTTAGTAtcagtaaaaaaataaaatattccaAAACACTGGTATGTATCGCCAACATTTCCTGTCATCTACAGGACACTGTGAGAGGGATTGATGATATAGACTGTTCCTTTCATGCAGTTGAACGCActaaacagtcatattgaataACCCTTACAACAGTCGCATTAATAGTACTCTtgtataccccctttccaccagaaTGTAATCGCTGAGAAACGGTAACTTGGATTTGTGTGAACGTTGATTCTATAATTGGTTGGAATATGAAGCACAATGCAAAAGTATAAGTCAGGACTCAGGAGACAACAAACTCACCAAACGTATTAAAAACCTTCTTTGCATTTGAATTCATTGAGTGTCCTGTCAAATATATGGTTCTGTCAAATATATGGTCGCCACTCATCGCTCGCTCAGAGATCGCAGTCTTGTCATTGAAAAGGGTAGCTATACGGGTAGCCATAAGGTGAAGACTTGTGTTAAAACCGGCTGACCTGTGTGACGAAGGCGAGGGTTTCTCCTATGAACGGCAGGCCCATGCTCCCCTTGGGCAGGGGCAGGTCACAGGCCGGGTCCCCCTGGGTAGAGTAGTGCTTCCACAGCGTCCATAGCGTCCATACCAGCACCAGGGGAACTGCCGCGTTAATCAGCAACTCCGCCAGCATCGTGTGGCCGCAACAAGAGAGTCTGAAGAGACAGGTTTGTTGTTAGGACTATTATAAcaggtgtatatatatatatatacacgttatgtttgtttttgattATGATCAAGTTATGATTGGTTAACTTTGTTTTGCTAGAAGGTGACGTTATTTGCCTGCAATTTATGATTGGTCGTTGCAGGGTCAACGAAGTGTGCGGTGGCAAGGGCAAAGTCACGCGACAATGGTCCAAGGCGCGACGCGACCGATGCCATGGCACGTGCCAACGTGTGCCGGGGCACGAGGAAGGAAGAAGTGCCGGGTGTTTGTCCCAAAGCAAAGGAACCTGTAATGTAAACGAGTAAAGCCAGCCGGAAACGTTAAACTGTTCCCCAGACATAGTTGATTGGTCCTTCCAAGTATTGAAGGAAATGTACATGCCTAACTTTCTAGACCGTACATACAAAACGCATTGTTTATATATAGTAACAGTCACTAATACTTCCCAAAGTTATGTATTTCGGAATACAGCTTTGGAGAGCTAAAAATACATTGATGTATGAGGCAATGGCTAGAATGTCATTGACAATTTCCGGCCTTACTGAACTGGAAAAATTATCGTGTCTTCGCGCTGTGTCTATCAGAAAGAAGGGCGAAATGGGAcgttgtaaatgtatttaatttcgcggggatttaatttcgcggtaacgggaaaaagaacttctcgcggtggttttaagttcgcggtagcaccatgcactgtagtctcttactgccatgaaaaacttgatgttctcggtggttttaagttcgcggtgaagtggccaaccgcgaaaaccgcgaacattaaaccgccgcgaaagtttctgcatttacagtactatgcGGGGAAACAGTGCAAACAATGCGGCTGTGAGTACAGGTCCGCAAACCGCATGTGGTGTGAGTAAATACGGTTTTATGACCAGCTCGTCGTGGTGTGCACATGCGCAGAGACGAGCAAATACCACGATGTTAAGCTAAAACTAGTTCGAAAAGTTGATTCTTTTGACATTAGCCAAAAGCATTGTTCCGTCTATCATTCTGTCTACCATGTTTAATGCACACCGAAATGCTTTATCTGCCCGAGGTAGTGGGAATAGTAATCATGACATCAGTTAGTTTCTTAAAGAAATCCTAGTGAGGTTGCTCCTACAGTTCTTGATGACAACTAGTTCCACTCTGTacgatagttctaggaaagaacaaacatttgaacacatcaattcttGGTCGATAACTTTGGTACTTGAACCTTCGAGTCTTCTGTATTCCCTGAGAGCTGTAGTTTTGCCCGCATCATTCGCCCAACTCAAACCCCCTTCCCGcttttaaaatgaaataattcCTTTCTTAACGTGTATTAACTAAAAAAATCGAAAGATACAAGTATTATGTTAAATATATGATGGAGAATGGAGACATTGCTTCACCAGGTTGTCGACAAAAGTGTTCTCAACCAGCTGTTCTCAACATTCGGACACTTTACCCCACTCCGTACTCTGCGATTTTACTTTTCATCGCCCGCCACGACCACAATGTGGCGACTTGTAGTCCAAATGTCCTGCTTCACACCATGCAATGTGCTTTACGTCAGAGGGGCAAAAGGTATAACGGTTTGGAGTGTAGTTCAACCAGGGAGAGGTCACTACATGTTAAAACATGGTCCGGTGCTCGCACAAACAACGTTTCacggatacatgtacatgtagatcaataTTTGCACCGGAAAATGGAGCAGTCCAATAATAGAAAAACCTCATCGTCATATCGGAACTATTAAGTTGTTCAGACAAATATTTCTCTCAGTAATTGTGCAAATATCCCGGTGCCAACTTTTGCCCACAGTGATAGCGGCGCCGGGTAGGTCCGAGCAGCTTCCTCAAGTTTTGGATGGGACCAAGTATTGCTGATAAGAAATGCACGAGCTCCTTCCATCGCCGCTAACCTAACTGGCCTATCCCCAACACTACGCACCCAGGCTATCCACTAACACCACACAGGCTCGAGTTGTAGTTGCGTGTACAGATCCAGCGTTTTACGTTGGACTCAAACGAAGCGTGTTAGTTCAGCTAGACTCCATGAcgggctctctggggccttcttccgtcttttttttttgtctcaggcCGCGAGGCatcaacaaaacagtacaaagtagaaagcccgataaaaacgcctaaaaaacgtATAaataacagccggagcctaacctctgcttggagagtaatgacAAGGTAGGTTTGGAAAGGGTTGAGTGAACTATTCTCGCAGCCGTTTATTTCTCTATGCCAATTACTAACGTAGCCATTACGCCCAGTCAGTTTGAGGCCGTCGTATTGTTTCTTTGGATTTCTTTCAATGTTACGAAATGTTACGGTCCTCCGAATCAGTGGCGGTCAGTTTGCCCTGGTCCAAACCGCTGCCTGTCCGTCCTACGGTCAGTCCGGGGTTGACAGGCTTTGCGTTCGTTACTATATACGAACTGATCAGTGGTTAACGATACCCATGCGAACGTGTTCCGTAAATAATTTCAGCCTGGCTTTTCACTAACTCAAGCCTCGCTGTACCGGAAAGTGTGACCGTGAAGTACGGATATACGGCGATGCTTGCGATAACTCCACAGTAAAGCGGCTGAACTCTACCTGACCCGCCGCCAGTCGGCCCGGCCCGGCCCGCTGACAGGGCCGCAGACTGATTTATGACCATTCGCTACCGTGCACGCGCTCGTCTACTGACCCGCTGTAACCTCTCGTACTTATACATCGATTATCTCCTCGTTAAACAAAACTTCACTGTAAATCTTCCCCTCCTGCAAACTTGTGCAGTCTGAGCTGCCATTTCTAGAATGGGACATAAGTTCGTCAACGATAGCAACGATAGCGACCGTACAGCCATGACATAAACCAACGTACGAGCCTTTCCCGCTTCACAAACCAAAAAGAAATGAACTGTTTCTTTCCATTGCGCACAAAAATATCAACGCGAAAAGCAACATTTTGTCGCTTGAAGTTGATCGCAACGATTTCATACCATCACAGAATCCACATACTCCACATACTCCGAGTTTATATAAAAAGTTTAAAACGAAAAGAAAACATTACCCACCTATCCCGTATACGTACCACGAACTGGTGGCATGCACAGTTTGGCTGCAACTTTGTGCGAAATACTCCTTTTTTTCGATAGTGAGGCGTAATCAGTACATTTTCCAAACTTTAAACGCAACATTGGAAATCATTAGGTGggacaaaataaagtatcaAACTAGCTTTATCCGGATATAAATGTAGTAGAGGTATAAAATCCTTTGAAAAAAACACTCTATGAATTGAAATAGTGTAATACCTGAAGTGAAGGTCTGGGTCGGTAAATGCGGACTTGTGCACTGCTCTGTCCCACTCTCTTTGTCCTCTCTCTCCGGCCAGAAACCGGGCTTTTATATGAGTGATGGCTGTTTTGACAGAGGGGCGGGACTTGGGAAAATCTCCGACCATACTAGTCCAGGTTCCGTACGTGCCCGTTCTGACCCCCCGCGGAGCTGGGAAGAGGATAGCAGTGAC
The sequence above is drawn from the Branchiostoma floridae strain S238N-H82 chromosome 4, Bfl_VNyyK, whole genome shotgun sequence genome and encodes:
- the LOC118413433 gene encoding cytochrome P450 26A1-like, which gives rise to MVGDFPKSRPSVKTAITHIKARFLAGERGQREWDRAVHKSAFTDPDLHFRLSCCGHTMLAELLINAAVPLVLVWTLWTLWKHYSTQGDPACDLPLPKGSMGLPFIGETLAFVTQGADFSRSRHELYGDVYKTHILGRPTVRVRGADNVRKILHGENTLVTTIWPYSIRAVLGTQNLGMSFGEEHRFRKRVVMKAFNQNAMESYLRSTQTVLRETVAQWCGQPQPVVVYPASREMALKIAAASLIGVHTGQEDAQRVTVLFQNMIDNLFSLPVKIPFGGLSKALRYRQIIDEWLEGHIKRKQRDIDNGDIGTDALSRLILAARDVGHDLNSQEIQDTAVELLFAGHETTSSAATSLIMHLALQPQVVQKVQEDLEKHGLLQPDQPLSLEQVGRLTYVGQVVKEVLRISPPIGGGFRKALKTFELDGFQVPAGWTVTYSIRDTHGSVGNVSSPDQFDPDRWAADSDGSRRGRHHYIPFGAGPRACAGKEFAKLQLKLLCVELVRSCRWELADGKVPAMTAIPVPRPVNGLPVQFTPCEPITNNTLSDATEQNTNLSVCYSSNVPGPSHTSPKQQDFDAPCQIVMARKSEACGA